The Pyrobaculum sp. 3827-6 genome has a segment encoding these proteins:
- a CDS encoding UPF0175 family protein, translating into MDIVKKLQEEFKNKASLADYLLALLSEAGGRLSRLKVQKGLFILSRAVSDLSEVLEFKAYRLGPWDPQINDELARLEAQGVVELGEKYVVLKNNHLAKMSLEKLPPDHREVVGDVAELLRLATDDEVLLYVYALYGGDEWSDVKNHIYSRRVDLAISLLQKGAVSLSLAARLAGMSLVEFAEELKRRGVKPFKAHAEDIDFAKRL; encoded by the coding sequence GTGGATATCGTCAAGAAACTTCAAGAGGAGTTTAAAAACAAGGCAAGTTTGGCCGACTACTTGCTGGCTTTGCTATCTGAGGCTGGTGGGAGGCTTTCACGCCTCAAGGTGCAGAAGGGGCTTTTCATACTGTCCCGGGCCGTGTCTGACCTGTCGGAGGTTCTTGAATTCAAAGCCTATAGACTGGGGCCGTGGGATCCTCAAATCAACGACGAGCTCGCTCGGCTGGAGGCCCAAGGCGTCGTGGAGCTGGGCGAGAAATACGTAGTTTTGAAAAACAACCACCTGGCTAAGATGTCGCTTGAAAAACTGCCGCCTGATCACAGGGAAGTGGTGGGCGACGTGGCGGAGTTGCTCAGGCTGGCAACCGACGACGAAGTTCTGCTCTATGTCTACGCCTTGTATGGAGGCGACGAGTGGTCAGATGTGAAAAACCATATATACTCGCGGCGGGTAGATCTCGCCATTTCCCTACTGCAGAAGGGCGCCGTGTCGTTGAGCCTGGCCGCCCGCCTCGCCGGGATGTCCCTTGTAGAGTTTGCCGAGGAGCTGAAGCGCAGAGGTGTGAAGCCCTTCAAGGCACATGCGGAAGATATAGACTTTGCTAAAAGGTTGTGA
- the trm10 gene encoding tRNA (adenine(9)-N1)-methyltransferase Trm10, with protein sequence MKPVWIDFFRALRESGVESLCLPRHFKCWGDLPQCVAVWVLVGRYAVCRGTSAGRRLGEWGGVALLGGRGGEPCSHVLARGCGDVVEVPYAPPDRPRVVVDLSLWAEHTEGEKNELVEQILATLRAVRSVLWDGNLWLTNTPGEFLQLLSRHAPCLVHKMRIFPDTPHFENPVVLDPEGGCLFTEEVARSHVEFIIGGIVDKERSAKGATARLAGKIGVEKRCRIELRGSRVGVPDRINKIAEIVLRTLSGSPLEAAILAAQAKRDRVYRLMWELQRRIVKTPDGVLAIPRQALEEANWLGAPWEEVELAVKKLKLKILT encoded by the coding sequence ATGAAGCCCGTATGGATTGATTTTTTCAGGGCGTTGAGGGAGTCCGGCGTGGAGTCGCTGTGCTTGCCTAGGCATTTCAAGTGCTGGGGGGATCTGCCTCAGTGCGTGGCTGTGTGGGTGCTGGTTGGGCGCTACGCTGTGTGCAGGGGAACCTCGGCGGGGAGGCGGCTGGGGGAGTGGGGCGGAGTGGCTCTCCTGGGGGGCCGGGGCGGGGAGCCGTGTAGCCACGTGCTGGCTAGGGGGTGCGGCGACGTGGTGGAGGTGCCCTACGCCCCGCCGGACAGGCCGAGGGTGGTGGTGGACCTATCTCTGTGGGCTGAGCACACGGAGGGGGAGAAAAACGAGCTGGTGGAGCAGATCCTAGCCACGCTAAGGGCAGTCAGGTCAGTGCTGTGGGACGGCAACCTGTGGCTCACCAACACGCCGGGGGAGTTCCTCCAGTTGCTAAGCCGCCACGCCCCCTGCCTAGTGCACAAAATGAGGATCTTCCCAGACACGCCTCATTTCGAAAATCCGGTTGTCCTAGATCCGGAGGGCGGCTGCCTATTTACCGAAGAGGTGGCGAGGTCCCATGTGGAGTTCATCATAGGGGGGATAGTGGACAAGGAGAGGTCGGCAAAGGGGGCCACCGCCCGCCTTGCCGGGAAAATCGGCGTTGAGAAGAGGTGCAGAATTGAGCTGAGGGGCTCAAGGGTGGGGGTCCCCGACAGGATAAACAAAATAGCGGAGATCGTGCTCCGCACCCTATCAGGATCGCCGCTGGAGGCGGCGATACTGGCGGCCCAGGCAAAGCGGGACCGGGTGTACAGACTCATGTGGGAGCTACAGAGGCGCATAGTCAAGACGCCCGACGGCGTCCTGGCGATCCCCCGGCAGGCCCTGGAGGAGGCCAACTGGCTGGGGGCACCCTGGGAGGAGGTGGAGCTAGCCGTAAAAAAACTCAAGCTGAAAATATTAACTTAG
- a CDS encoding ABC transporter substrate-binding protein, giving the protein MTRHPTDILDAARTLFLKSDVAKKYGIKDVVFRPIAAAQWRPLIEQGQADVAWGGGPTLFDSLYKDGLLLPLEGDEVKAALAQIPKTIAGMPMMRTGADGKVYWVAWAVSSFGITINTKVLKAAGVPEPKTWSDLASLDYGRAVLRGVPVTGVARLTMSTSNTRIAEIILQAYGWDDGWRVITLTAANGKIFGGSEAVRDAVIAGDIGAGWTIDFYGYTAQLQNPDTRYVIPPDTSVNGDPIAVVKNTRCRAAAEAFVAWVITDGQAIVFDPKINRMPVNPSAFNTPEGQKRPDLKSIYDYMLTLKTIDFNDTLALAVENVVMYYFDAAVTDNADILQQTWAKLVKAYSDGKIDKAKAEELAKKLAQPVTFTDPETGKPTKLTLEYAMKINDKLTDPTYRDKIYAAWREAARRQYQEVAAQIP; this is encoded by the coding sequence GTGACTAGGCACCCCACCGACATCCTCGACGCAGCGAGGACGCTGTTTCTCAAAAGCGACGTGGCGAAGAAATACGGAATAAAGGACGTGGTTTTTAGACCCATCGCCGCGGCGCAGTGGAGGCCTCTTATAGAGCAGGGGCAAGCCGACGTGGCGTGGGGCGGAGGCCCCACCCTCTTCGACTCGCTCTATAAAGATGGGTTGTTGCTCCCCCTGGAGGGCGACGAGGTTAAGGCCGCGCTGGCCCAGATACCAAAGACCATCGCCGGGATGCCCATGATGCGGACAGGCGCAGACGGGAAGGTGTACTGGGTGGCCTGGGCCGTCTCCAGCTTCGGCATCACAATAAACACAAAGGTCCTAAAGGCCGCCGGGGTGCCCGAGCCCAAGACCTGGTCAGATCTCGCATCACTTGACTACGGCAGGGCAGTGCTGAGGGGCGTGCCGGTGACGGGGGTGGCGCGGTTGACGATGTCCACCAGCAACACGAGGATTGCCGAAATTATTCTGCAAGCCTACGGCTGGGACGACGGGTGGAGGGTGATTACCCTCACTGCGGCTAATGGGAAGATCTTCGGCGGGAGCGAGGCGGTTAGAGACGCCGTAATTGCGGGAGACATCGGGGCCGGCTGGACGATTGACTTCTACGGCTACACGGCCCAGCTCCAGAACCCAGACACGAGGTACGTCATCCCGCCTGACACCTCCGTCAACGGCGACCCGATAGCCGTGGTTAAAAACACCAGGTGCAGAGCCGCCGCCGAGGCCTTCGTGGCGTGGGTGATTACAGACGGCCAGGCCATAGTCTTCGACCCCAAGATAAACAGGATGCCCGTCAACCCCAGCGCCTTCAACACGCCGGAGGGCCAGAAGAGACCCGACCTCAAGTCGATATACGACTACATGCTGACCCTCAAGACGATAGACTTCAACGACACCCTCGCCCTCGCCGTAGAGAACGTAGTGATGTACTACTTCGACGCCGCCGTCACGGACAACGCCGACATCCTCCAGCAGACCTGGGCCAAGCTGGTCAAAGCCTACAGCGACGGCAAGATAGACAAGGCCAAGGCGGAGGAGCTCGCCAAGAAGCTAGCCCAGCCGGTCACCTTCACAGACCCCGAAACGGGGAAGCCCACCAAGCTGACGCTGGAATACGCCATGAAGATAAACGACAAGCTCACAGACCCCACCTACAGAGACAAGATATACGCCGCCTGGAGAGAAGCCGCCCGCAGACAGTATCAAGAAGTAGCCGCCCAAATCCCCTAA
- a CDS encoding ABC transporter, with protein MRSELLLAVLVAALAAAQQINTPILVDLAHGEASKGLDFWVNSTANSLAISDFAGLYILVPPGTSVDPLISRLNATKMATIIRGDLSTVDLSKFKVIILGQPPKTLSDAELAALKKWFESGGKVLWCAADSDYPAQGSEESQAACNDVAEYLGAHIRLDYVSVEDSKHNAGAGYRVVGVVDPPPQLAFLGFMAQRVLFHGPGVIAVVLPNGTWVPATSPEVSKYYKNIFVIARTTENGVIVESRTSADKKGRDGKAHKAGDRGVFALMAVEFMPSNSVLILSGETPYGGYEPMVAPVYYGMRLEGPRFFRNLMLWATGNYRELSTMVAQSQALAQLASNVASLSDDLQSVKSEVAAVKGAVGGVQSDVVSLKNSVSQLSNQIGGIAGQINTVNSQVSALSQKVDQLSQQLNAAVAEASNARTVAFVGTALALIFAIAAAALAIRKR; from the coding sequence ATGCGGTCGGAACTTCTGTTGGCGGTCCTCGTGGCCGCCCTCGCGGCGGCCCAGCAAATAAACACGCCTATTTTGGTAGACCTAGCCCACGGAGAGGCCTCCAAGGGGCTTGACTTCTGGGTGAACTCCACGGCGAACTCACTGGCGATTTCAGACTTCGCAGGCCTCTACATCTTGGTGCCGCCGGGGACCTCCGTTGATCCGTTAATCAGTAGGCTCAACGCCACAAAGATGGCTACAATTATCAGGGGTGACCTCTCTACGGTAGATCTGTCCAAGTTCAAGGTTATCATACTGGGCCAGCCGCCTAAGACGCTGTCAGACGCAGAGCTGGCGGCTTTGAAGAAGTGGTTCGAGTCCGGAGGGAAGGTGCTCTGGTGCGCCGCCGATTCCGACTACCCGGCGCAGGGCTCTGAGGAGTCGCAGGCGGCGTGTAACGACGTGGCTGAGTACCTCGGGGCCCACATCCGCCTTGACTACGTCTCCGTGGAGGATTCTAAACACAACGCGGGGGCTGGCTACAGAGTGGTCGGCGTTGTAGATCCGCCGCCTCAGCTGGCGTTCCTCGGCTTCATGGCGCAGAGGGTCCTTTTCCACGGCCCCGGAGTCATCGCAGTTGTGTTGCCAAACGGGACTTGGGTGCCGGCTACTAGCCCGGAGGTGTCTAAATATTATAAAAACATTTTTGTAATTGCAAGGACAACTGAGAACGGCGTTATAGTGGAGAGCAGAACCTCAGCTGATAAGAAGGGGAGGGACGGCAAGGCGCACAAAGCCGGCGACCGCGGCGTCTTTGCCCTAATGGCTGTCGAGTTTATGCCTAGCAACAGCGTGTTGATACTCTCCGGCGAGACGCCCTACGGCGGCTACGAGCCCATGGTAGCCCCTGTGTACTACGGCATGAGGCTTGAGGGGCCGAGGTTCTTCAGAAACCTTATGCTGTGGGCTACTGGGAACTACAGAGAGCTGTCTACCATGGTGGCCCAGAGCCAGGCCCTGGCCCAGCTGGCTAGCAACGTGGCCTCTCTGTCCGACGATTTGCAGTCTGTGAAAAGCGAAGTAGCGGCGGTGAAAGGCGCCGTTGGCGGGGTGCAGAGCGACGTGGTGTCTCTTAAGAATTCTGTGTCTCAGCTAAGCAACCAGATAGGGGGCATTGCTGGGCAGATCAACACCGTGAATAGTCAAGTCTCTGCGCTGAGCCAGAAGGTGGACCAGCTCAGCCAGCAGCTAAACGCGGCGGTAGCCGAGGCCTCCAACGCCCGCACTGTGGCTTTCGTCGGGACGGCGCTGGCGTTGATATTCGCTATCGCCGCGGCGGCTCTGGCAATTAGGAAGAGGTGA
- a CDS encoding metallophosphoesterase, translating to MKLLFFLLAASLALAASIVDPRWTVPAYVTPGSTFNITLDSPVAVNSVALAAPGLDKPIALTFKTSGNVITAAVPADTPLGLYDVVINGGELYEPKAVWVGNVTGPLRILQITDEHVGVELDMASVYRLIHAMVVANGGPFDVVFATGDQADVGGQPWQYILFARYASTATKPIFAIPGNHDHAGDDPLVNYRKFQGPPVWYRVVGPYLIIGLDSGLEGYLTDSVVKFYEDVLKRYPDKVKIVLVHHPPFYKANSYIVETYRGPQDVDRLNRDPTGRGQYYIVYTSYLQNRPAYEKFLELTIKYRVALVMSGHVHSGNSTIVINGTYFVTTRTLGGSIDTSHGYRSYVVYPDGRVEIGREVWTYKNFAVLTWGSKAAQLYIDSDLAPGEITIDLPSDYSGLKVLNGSAQLVKVQRHPLGKYTRYTIKLSGRPVWIAIGNYAPAPAVKVEKVLPRSPTPGDLVTVTISADDPNVGVPFLLINGQRVLGSYFEEKPVYIYKFTYQKPTALQILAPGGQPTTIQIGQATTPATTTPTATPTPTPTPAATSTATQTATTTQPTTTTPIATPQPTAAPPPSAASPTVTAPPATPAPAAPPAPQPGFPIEVAVLVIIAAVGAAVLAMLARRPKQGGSDETRVRS from the coding sequence ATGAAACTCCTCTTTTTCCTCCTCGCCGCCTCCCTGGCCCTAGCGGCATCCATCGTCGACCCCCGGTGGACCGTCCCCGCGTACGTCACGCCGGGGAGCACGTTCAACATCACCCTCGACTCGCCGGTCGCAGTGAACAGCGTGGCCCTGGCGGCGCCTGGGCTAGACAAGCCCATAGCCCTCACATTCAAGACCTCCGGCAACGTAATCACGGCGGCGGTGCCTGCGGACACGCCGCTCGGGCTGTACGACGTGGTGATAAACGGCGGAGAGCTCTACGAGCCGAAGGCTGTCTGGGTGGGCAACGTCACGGGGCCGCTTAGGATCCTCCAAATCACCGACGAGCACGTGGGAGTGGAGCTGGACATGGCCTCGGTTTACCGCCTCATCCACGCCATGGTAGTGGCCAACGGCGGGCCCTTCGACGTGGTCTTCGCCACGGGCGACCAGGCTGACGTGGGGGGCCAGCCGTGGCAATACATACTCTTCGCTAGGTACGCCTCCACCGCAACCAAGCCCATATTCGCCATCCCCGGCAACCACGACCACGCGGGCGACGACCCCCTGGTAAACTACAGGAAGTTCCAAGGCCCGCCGGTGTGGTACAGAGTCGTCGGGCCCTACTTAATAATCGGCCTCGACAGCGGCTTAGAGGGCTACCTCACCGACTCCGTCGTCAAGTTTTATGAAGACGTTTTGAAGAGGTACCCAGACAAGGTGAAGATAGTCCTCGTGCACCACCCGCCGTTTTACAAAGCCAACTCCTACATAGTGGAGACATACAGAGGGCCGCAGGACGTCGACCGCCTAAACAGAGACCCCACCGGCAGGGGCCAGTACTACATCGTCTACACCAGCTACCTCCAGAACAGACCCGCCTACGAGAAGTTCCTAGAGCTGACCATCAAGTACAGAGTGGCGCTGGTGATGTCCGGCCACGTCCACAGCGGCAACTCCACCATTGTGATAAACGGCACGTACTTCGTCACCACGAGGACCCTCGGCGGCTCTATAGACACCTCCCACGGCTACAGATCCTACGTCGTCTACCCCGACGGCCGCGTGGAAATCGGCAGAGAGGTGTGGACCTACAAGAACTTCGCCGTCTTGACCTGGGGCTCCAAGGCGGCTCAGCTCTACATAGACAGCGACCTGGCGCCGGGCGAGATCACCATCGACCTCCCGAGCGACTACTCGGGGCTGAAGGTGCTCAACGGCTCCGCCCAGCTGGTAAAAGTGCAGAGACACCCCCTGGGGAAGTACACGAGATACACCATTAAGCTCTCCGGCAGGCCGGTGTGGATCGCCATAGGCAACTACGCCCCGGCCCCTGCGGTCAAGGTGGAGAAGGTACTCCCCAGAAGCCCAACCCCCGGCGACCTGGTAACGGTCACAATCTCCGCAGACGACCCCAACGTCGGCGTGCCCTTCCTATTGATCAACGGCCAGAGAGTCCTCGGCTCCTACTTCGAGGAGAAGCCAGTCTACATCTACAAATTCACCTACCAGAAGCCCACGGCCCTCCAGATCCTAGCCCCCGGCGGCCAGCCCACCACCATACAGATAGGCCAAGCCACCACGCCAGCCACAACCACCCCCACCGCCACACCAACCCCAACACCCACCCCAGCCGCCACATCCACAGCAACACAGACAGCCACCACCACCCAGCCCACCACCACGACACCGATCGCCACGCCGCAGCCAACCGCCGCGCCTCCGCCATCCGCGGCGTCCCCGACTGTAACCGCGCCGCCAGCCACACCTGCGCCCGCCGCGCCGCCGGCGCCTCAGCCCGGCTTCCCCATTGAGGTAGCCGTGCTGGTAATAATCGCGGCGGTTGGGGCGGCGGTGCTTGCTATGCTTGCTAGGAGGCCCAAGCAGGGCGGGTCTGACGAGACTCGGGTAAGGTCCTAG